In Leptodactylus fuscus isolate aLepFus1 chromosome 9, aLepFus1.hap2, whole genome shotgun sequence, the genomic window GAGTAACCAGACCCAGAcaataaataaactttgacttcaggaaaaaaatgagcaaaataaaatacagctttaacttccggcaaaacaataagaaacaaaatcctgcacgtctgagcaactaactaaacagtatacgTGTGGCTGACTAACCACCACACGAACAAACCAATAAGCATGatacagtctcaccggactcagagtaactggacagacccagacgcccctctcactccctggatctgtcctgaagtgcaggctcatcagccttttatgggtcagtaatgagcctatgacccacacctgggctgtggcctgctccagacccgcactggaccacacataggtcagaaacctgaggctgatatagtgggactccagcactctgcctgtcaccttctcacaacatgtATGCATGAGATTGGGTATGATATAGGTTGTGTGCAAAAACTTAAATTTTTGGTTTGCTGCAGAAAATCATCTTTATTCAATGGGTTGTTATGATCATGGAGCCATATAGGAACACAAAAATCGGAATGCAAGCTGGAGATGGACTCTACTGGAGCCCAACACATCCCATTGGCTATAATAGAGTCCTTTAACTTTCCAATTTTTTCCCAAATAAAGAAGTTGACcttgaaaaacattttttgtccaggattttttttttttttttttaaggatccCGAATGAActtccaacacaaatgtgaaagTAGCCTCAGTCTATGATATATATAATACCAATATAAACTGGCATTAGATGGAGAGCAGAACGGATGATtcaaagaaactttataatatctaCAGTATAAAAATTGTGACTACCAAGATGGTTGAGAAGATCTGGCAGACTGACTCCATTCTCACCTTCATTTCAATTACAGGTAGTCCCAGTATATGTTAATGTACATCATGAATCCTGTAGGAATAATGCAGAGTCATTCATACAGCCAGGTACAAATCTCCAAATGTGTTAGAGTAATTAAAAATTTAATGAGAAAGGGGAATTATTTATAAGAAATCCGGATCTTAGGATTTAAGTGTAAGATAATCTGTGTCATATCATTTGATGATAATATCGCCGGAGTCTTTACATCTTAAAGAATAAAACCGTGATCAGTCAGAGCGGGTAAAACACACAGCGGGAACAGAATCCCAGTAAATTAGCTCCATCTCAAGGTGGAAATGGCTCCAGAAGACATCCTACAGCCACTGACAAACTTCAGCGATGGGGGCAACCAATCTGGAAAGGTCCTCATGCCAAGGATCGGTTACACCATCTTAGCTATAATCATGGCCATATTTTGCACGGCTTCTCTCATCCTCAATATTACAGTCATTATAGTGACATTTAAATATCGACATCTAAGACATCCCATCAACTATTCCTTGGTCAATCTAGCGGTGGCTGATCTAGGTGTGACCGTCCTGGGTAGTCTACTCACTGTGGAAACTAATGCTGTTGGCTACTTCAACCTTGGAAGAATTGGCTGTGTCATAGAAGGGTTTGCTGTGGCATTTTTCGGTGAGTATGTAGTTCGTTATATTCTATGAAACTGTTCCCAAGGTTGGGCAACAATGGATTTTGAAGGTTGCAAATGGTTTGTAGAAAGTTCTAGTAGACCGTAGTGGAAATACTTGGTGTTGACTATAGGTACTATGAGGCAGTGGAAAAATCTATAGGATGGACAAAGACTGACTCATGTCCAACATGAGTGTACCTACCAGATAGGAGGTACAGTAATAGCCATGAGACAACATCTAAGGAGGCCCATGCCCTTTATGTCAATTGATTATGCAAAATAGTGAACAAATTTATTGGCAATCCATAGACAATACTATCACACACGACTGCATTCTCACTGCCAACCATTCTTCCAATGTCTTCTGTGCTATATTTCTTCCTATCCTTGGGAAAATCCAATGTTCTATAAAACCATAAGATCACGTATTGTCTGGATTACCAATAAGCCTGCCACTATTTTGCAAAATCACCACTTTTATCAATATGCCAGAGAGCTCTTTGTAGCAGGAAGGACGTTGTCATTACCTCTTTGCAATGGAAATGTCATTGgtgctccaaaaagctcatttgcatattgacaaaaacagcaatgttcacaaggggaaaacagattttgattcaggtgaccctaacctatatacagggctcagtTGATATTCTGGTTGACAGACTTTCTTTCCCTATGACAGTTTGTGAATACATTTATGTAAGTGAATTCTATTATAAATCACCTAATATATGACTATATTTCTACTACCCAAAATTATAGCTACATTTACTGATTCTGCAACAATAAACTATAGGTATCTTACTTCTAGAGCTGAGGAGCTGTCACAATGTGCTGGCGTACTCATGATGACAGCAGCTTCTTTCTCCATAAAGAGAAGAGTATACTTTTATTTTTCTAACGCCTGCTTTTACCCATTCACCAAAATCACCATATTCATAAGGGGAACACTTGAGCAATAGCAATATATAGGCAATTGCTAGTAGTATAATTCCATAATATTCAACTGAAGTTTGAAAAAAAGTTATCTCACTTAAAGAAGAccattcatgtccttgggcactcatggttttatataccactagaaagctggcagtgcgctgaattcagctcactgtcggctttccggttatgtgccccggggcaagagctttcggtgccgttaccaatagctcttcactgtcagaaggacgttcctgacagtctagctgggaacgctcctcctgaaagaactgtccgtagctctgtactgtaagaggaaGCGTTCTTTATCACCCAGCCATGACGTTGAACGGTGAGGGACGCCCCTCAGTACTAATCTatgacgagtactgtcaggaggggggggcattccttacagctcagtgtcatggctgggtggtaacgtccttctgacagtgaagagctatcggtaacggcaTTGATagctcttgccccggggcacaaaacgggaaagccaacaatgaGCTgaattctagtggtatataaaaccacatgtgcccgaggacatgaaaagtcctctttaccctttaaggatgcagagTAGTTTGTTGGTTGATGCTCGGTGACTTGTTTCCAATTTCTCttctccaccttccaaaattgataactttgttatttttctgtcaacataggTATATGAGGGCTAATTCTTTGCGCGACGACCATTACAGGGTACATAtattgttttgattagcttttattaacatttttgggaGTCAGTGTGAAAAACCCACAATTTTATCATAATTTTTTTGCAGTAAAGACTTATGCACCTGGTGCACAAATTTAGATCAAGGCAACTGTGCAGCATTTAGAAACATTTTCTAATACATTGGATACTGTTATCCAAATGCCTTATGGTGATGGTGTAAGTGCCAAACACTATTGTCATAAGGCACCTGAATAACACTATCCGATAAATTAGAAAATgcttctgacgctaggttcacactagtgctcgggtttccgttcttcacgttctcttggggacccaaaaaatgggatctcaatccacttaaaaagcagaaaCTCataggtttccacctgaaaaatgtggagagaaaagcgctgcttgtgggatttttcaagcagaatgaggAACAGAATCCCTAAATGGAaatggggcgcaggtgtgaacctagtctaaatcCTTAGCAGATGCCTTGGCATAAGTTTGGACACCAGGTTTGGGCACTATATGCTACATCATTGGGGGAGGGTATTAATAGAATGTAGAGCACAAAGACCAACTTAAAACTAGTCGTAGAAATTGGTATCAAGTAGCAATCCAGACCTACTATATAACTACCCAGCTTTACGAGAACACAGACTTCTTCATCGTCATATATAACTCCATTCTTCCATATCCAGATGATTACCCAATAGCTTAAATGGGGCACTGGGCCATCTTCCCTTGCCTAGAAAAGCCCATAGAGAATAATATAACACAACGGCACGTAACTTTATCCATTATTGTCACTTTAACTCTTCTGCTCGGCCTAGTCCTATTACAGAAATTGGGGAATATTTCATCCTATTTGAAGCCCTCTAAGAAATATGTAGATTTTTAAAGCACTATCTTGGCTATATTCTCCATTTCTTATATGCTGAACTCATGAAATAACCCCACGAATTCACATTAGAAAATCATCTCGAAGCTTCCTTTATGGTAAACATAGATAGTGTTATTAAATTCTGCGTAATGTCCTCCATCAGTCGGAGTTAATAAGAAGTAACCTTTACACACATTTGTTCTTTAAGACTGCCGATAAGGAAAGTTAATTTGATTTTGGGCTTAGTGTGACACATATCTTTCATTTTACAAGCCATAAATTCATTTTATACagccatttcctttttttttgcgaAAAGCCTTGTGGAATTTTGAGCAGTCCTGCCGTGGCTTAGTATGCAGGAGCTAGGCCTCATCTCCCAGTCATCGCTCTATAAATATGCTCCGGAGACTATTAGACATAAACCGAAGGTATAAAACTGGAATGGTTACAAGAGGACCGGCCACCTCAGACGATGCGCTACTTGGCCGTCTCCATAAATCATATACCGTACTGTACTTCCTCACAGACGATACGCAGAGCGATAAATCCAGCCATCCATCTTATTTAATATACCATTAAATAATGTCTTGCTAGACTATAAAGAACATACATCTATAGTAGGTATGTCATATACTGCCACACTATAAAAAGTGCCAAAAGAGAAATCCCAATGGTTGAGTTTTGGGGTAAAATATTATACGAAACCCACTAATGCTTACAAGGGTGAAGTCACATACAATGCTAGATCCGCAGAACCCAACGGATCAGATTAAtacacatttacaaaaaaaaaaatcctatatttCGAGGCCTTCACAATACAATTTGTACCTGCAAAGATAAAGGGTAAACATCATTGAATTCTGTAACTATGTCAGCCCTACCAGAACTCTTTACAAGCCATAAACATAATACTGCCATTCCAAGGCCTCATGAAGCTGTACATAAAACAATGTCTATATTAGTGTTGTAAGAATAATATATCTGCAGTCATTTTCTATCATTGCCTTCCTTTTTGCAGGAATTGCGGCCCTCTGCACCATCGCAGTCATTGCTGTGGATCGAGTGTTTGTAGTAGCTAAGCCAATGGGGACTCTGACATTTACCCCAAGGCAGGCATTGGCAGGCATAGCTGTCTCCTGGATCTGGTCCCTTATATGGAATACTCCTCCTTTGTTTGGCTGGGGCAGCTATCAACTGGAAGGAGTTGAGACGTCCTGTGCCCCCAATTGGTACGGCACAGACCCTGTCAATATGTCCTATATCATTagctttttctccttttgttttgcaaTTCCGTTCCTGATCATTGTGGTCTCTTATGGATACCTCTTGTGGACTCTGCGGCAGGTAATCACATCCAATATTTGATGTTATATTCCTTATATGACAATGTTATGTTCCTCTGCTGTGCGTCTATTCTCCTACCTTCTAAATACATGTTTAGGATAATTTTTCTCAGTTTCCCATTTGGCGTgacattttccatttcattgaTATATTAGTCATGGATGCACCATGCAGGTTCACCAACCTCTTGTCCTGTTGGCAAATCTCCTTATATACTATGATGTACCTTGCATtcttttttccaaaattttgatAAAGAACAACTGGGCTTCAGAGAAGTGACAGACCACAGAacgttcctgcatttatggtcatatccattgccaACTTGCCAGGACAATGGACTGTCACCATTAAGCCTCTATTGAGACAAAGTGGGGAACAGatgaaaaatggccatttttcacaTCTGTTTTGCACCCGTGACGCACTGTTTTTATAGATTCTTCATAGATTTCAGTCTATTGAGGGACCTGTGAAAATCGGCCAAAAATAGGATATGTCCTTTTTTTCTGATGGTCGGTTTAATACAGCTGTCACATGGCCCTGAACATTTGTTCATCTGAATAGAGGCTTAGAAGACTGGAGAAAATATTTAACAATttgcaaaatttaaaaaattttatttgcaaaaatgtttaacttttcactGTCTACCAAGCATGGAGACACCAGGCTGTGACGTATCGCGCcgttccgccccggcgtccggccccaCAAGGCGCGAGGACACGGCCCGCACCTCAGCCACCCGGCCGCAACCTCTGGCCCACCCGGCCTTCGCCGCAAGCGGAACCCGCGATCGTCTTTTTAACTATACCGTccgctcccacaaacccagagagaggaccgggccttataggataatacgagaagagccttctaaagttttaacattttattaacccaagatggtcgatactaggtcagccagaaatacatataaagatataccctggcggtcacaagcttatacggttacagagaaggtatgttacagtgcagtgagataaaacagattaaagagattaaaagattagaaacagaaacagtccttaggcacccggcgattccacagccaacgcatggtacccacagggcaggagatacagtccattaaagatTCTGGTAGGGGCACCCGCAGcacccccccacatagcatatagcaataaagagagtttttccataccgatgtaaaaagtccatagtccataaatccatgatcagataggcgttacatcatagtcctcataattccataagtccattagcgttAAAGTAGTACATGGCTCTCTTTCAAAGTCCCTCAGCCGCATGGCtttctttgtctctcagcacatggccgCTTCTGCTCCGCCCTTcccccccagcaaggggggaggggccacacacagagccagcttgctcacatgtgtccagatgagaagaacaagaacaagacCAGCagctccgccccaggtcactcttatattgaccctgggctccaccctgaaatgacatcatcagggctttcggaccaccctctagcttggcaatcaaataactataaatggtcataattcctcatcacatgaatatacggtcaaacaagtggcatgtctttgctcaccgcaagtttcccagcatattgacaccaaacatgatacCCCAATTACCCATGAGTAacgagaactgggcctgggctcttcccaggcccgtaggcttaaagtttttgggttgaaaacgtgcgtctcactactacgcatcggaagatctaattgtcataatggtaacatctttccctggcgcaatatcatcataaaaccataactGTTTGAAGTTTTTACGGAGTCAAGCAGTCTACTACTAGgtgttagaactttcagagccaggatggccccctgctaagaatcaaggaagttagcacagatatgttaatgccatgcctagggtgagacaatggcttttgatcttggcaactggccacagataatcAGATTCACCCATTTGGGTCACTAGCCTTCACATCCTACTGAGATAACAAGATTCCTTAGCAGGATGGTGACTTAAAAATGGCAAATACAGACCAGATAAGTCATTCTCCAAGATATACAGTTGAGGGTCAGTcaatacaatacatagatagttataaatatagctgagaatcctgattggggtccgattcatcacagatgaaaaatgtccatttttcacatcTGTTTTGACCCATGTTGCACTGTTTTTATAGATTCTTCATAGATTTCAGTCTATTGAGGGACCTGTGAAAATCGGCCAAAAATAGGATATGTCCTTTTTTTCTGATGGTCGGTTTAATACAGCTGTCACATGGCCCTGAACATTTGTTCATCTGAATAGAGGCTTAGAAGACTGGAGAAAATATTTAACAATttgcaaaatttaaaaaattttatttgcaaaaatgtttaacttttcactGTCTACCAAGCATGGAGACACCAGGCCATAGACACAAGTCCGACTTTCCCCTTCGGTTACAACCCCGCATTAGTTTAGCTTAGCTTTTACGGAAGTGTCTGTGTCGTGCGCCGGGTAAGAATGAGTTAAAGTTTGACAATTTTAGCAAAAGAACAATAAAATGAACACAATGGATGAACTGTGACAGAAAAAAatcccgcagaataaaggtagagTTGAAAGGGAATGAAAGGTAACAATTACTACAAGAAGATGAATGGAGAGAACTGAGGCCTTGTCTGTGTCTTCCCACTTCGAGCTTAATTTTCACTTTGGAAATTTGTCCTATAAGTGGAAACAACCTCATGTAAAAAACTTAATATACCGTATACTAGAATGTGTTAATCTATGCCAGACAGGAACTGAGAGAGATTTCTACTATAACTCCAGAAAGTTACTTGGAAAGTTAATCCCCACCCAGCCCATATTGGCACAATGTGGTTAGCGAGGCATGGATCACGGATTGTGGCGTATGTTTGACGCAAGTAAGGGCCAAATTTGTGACAGaatatcatccctctataccAAGGATTGATTAATTCCTGCAATATCTCTAGGTTTCTTAGAAAACCAACCATTGATCTATAAGAAGCTTCCGTctgaaaggtggtgctagagcaagttttccatTTTCCATCAAGGAAAACTTACCAGCATATTCCTTTCCCATAATTCCTAATAGAGCATGTATGGTCTGTAAGACTCACACAAGGTGGCCTGCAAAGATGACATCTCCGGTCCTGAGgaaagaccatcaatattagctcTCTGGGGTTCAACACTCAGAACCCTGCAGGTCACCTGTACATGTCTATATACCATAAGACGCTCTGCTCATtagccatacaaactgtagcagcaaGTGTAGGTAATGCAGCATTGTCACATTGAAGCTCATGGTATGTTAATATTACCAAGAGAAGTGCTGTGTTAGTACAGGTGATGTGCAGGGGTCCCGAGTGTCGGAGCCTGTAgatatgatattgatggcctatcctgaagaCCCTAAGGCCATTCATACTACAAaccggacaacccatttaatgtctGAAAGTTAAAGTCCGACTGTGACCACCGCAGACACTGGAACAAAATAGTAGAGCCATGCCAGGGCTCCTATCAGCTATTTTTAGAGACACCACggtcagaccaccactgatcaaaCATTTGTGAAGTGTCCCAGTATTTATTTCTTGTTAGAGATattaatataattttatataatacaatattaattaataataacaTTTCCTCCATATTCCCCTTTTTGCATTGCACCTTATGCCAGTGCCAACTATGTTTTGCCCTTCTTTTAGGGTGTTTTCTCTCACACTGAGTATGTCAGAGGTATACATCCAGATATACAGGATGCTGTTGTATATGTATTAAGCACTGCCGTCAACTATAAGTTTATAGTAAAACACTATACCATATACCAGTCAGCATTGTTTACTAAATGATACTGTATGGAATGGCACAGTCTGCTATAGCCAAAAGGTATACTGGCATACACGCTGTGCAAAACACAGTGTGCAACCacccttaggccagggccacacgttgcgaaaacaccacgttttacagtccctgtataTAGGATCCTCATCATACGTATGCCATAGTGTGCACAGAGAGATGTGAAATTCCATCTATCTCATAGTCGCCGCAGCTGTGAAATACATTAAAGTTTTGTGAAGTTGTGTTTTGTGCATGTAATTACCGCTATGGGTGCAATACACACAAAATTAAGATGAAGGAGCGAATAATGCTCATTATTTTCAGCAACATGGTTACTTTAATAAATGACTTTAAATTGCAAATATGCCGTTTTAATTACCGTCCCTATGTTTTTATATTGCAATGATTCAGAATCTCGTAGCCGAGCATTTATCCCGTTTTGCCATAAAAGGCGCATTAATCCATGTCTCCTTCAGAAATGTAAATGAACGGTTGCTGATTTAATACAAGTCTGTGTTATGGAAGCAGTTAGCTGGCGCCAGGGGTACGCTATCAGGGTTACACTTGTTAAAATGGCTTCTATTTAAACGTTCCCTGAGGTAAAACAGAACTGCGAACCAAAAATTCTTCTAATCTAATCCAATCATCCGGCTTTACTAGAGGAAACTCTATGGGAGCTAATGACAAGTGAGAGGAGGTAATTACTCTAAGACCATTAATTGTTGCTGGAACTAAAATATGTAAATGTGATATGGTGTGGAAAGTAATACATTTAATACGCCTTCCTTTAGACACTGTCATTTCATTTCCCTTAGCTATTTTTGATGTATGTTAcagaatatattgtatatgtcgGAGTTGGTTCGAGGCTTCTGTCATCATATTTTATAGGTTCTTTCTTAAAGAAGCAGTCCACTAAAAATAAGAATGTCCCTCTCATTTGAAAAAGAGCCTTTATTTATTGTAATATTAGTGCATAACTTAGGGGTAACTTTATTGTTAAGTTATATGCTCCCTTCTGGAGCAGTGACTTCCTCTCTGCTGATACACACaggggggtagggggggggggaatcaataAGATTGGTATTTCTTTTGCCAGTTTTAATTCATTCCCTGACAAGGCGCAAGATGTGCCACAATCACCAAGTGACTTCACCTCTTAATTTATTCTTGCATATGTAAGTGAGCCTTAactaaaatctacaccagtcaacTTTCTAGTATAAATCATGCCCCAACCCACCTATATTCCCACCTTGCTCTGCCCACTACCTAAAAATGTGGCAAAGGAAATACTGTGTGCAACAGAAAAGCAAAGAGAaggtcagtgctccagaggggagcacatGACTTCACGATAAAGCAAGCAGTGAGCTATTCATTAACACAGAAAAACTTAAAAGACTATTTATTTTCATTGGAGTGATTCTTtaaaacttattaaaaaaaattgacgcAAAGTATGAGAGCTAGTATCTGAATTGACTTCTACTTATTCTACTGCGTTCACCAAAATCATAGAGAAGCTCTGTTTCTTTGCAGATTTACAATAAAAAATTGAAGCAACAAATAATAAAATATGATTAGATGTTAGTGGACAGCCATTAGAGTATCCACAGACCACGTTGAGGGTGGATCCTCTGCAATATATCACTTCTTAGAGAAGGCTACCTCAGGCCAGGCTAGATCCCTTCCCTAAATTCTTCCTGCTGAATATGAGGATATACAGTAGATCACGTGTGGATAGATATTGGGATATCAGGTCAAAGGCTGATGGAGTGCACGGCCTTGTATGTTAAAACTAAGACTTTGAACAGAATTGACTATGCAATGGGTTGCTAGTAGTGGGATCGGCAGAGGGAGAACATGGTGGGATGTAGTGCCTTCAGGATCATTGGTGGTATCATAAACTGCAGCATGTATGAAAATGTCAATGATACTTGAACTGTTAGTATCAgaaaaatatactttatatttCCCTTTAGGTGTCCAAACTAGGAATAGCAGAAGGAGGAACAACCAGCAAAGCTGAGGTCCAAGTCTCCCGCATGGTCCTGGTGATGGTTATGGCATTTCTCATCTGCTGGCTCCCATATGCAGCCTTTGCTATGATGGTGGTGGCAAATCCTGGCATGTATATTGACCCAGTAATAGCCACTATACCAATGTACCTGACCAAAACcagcactgtatataatccaATCATATACATATTTATGAATAAGCAGGTAAGAATCCTCACCAAGATCTGTAGGCTTCTGACACGGGCCCATATTGTATATCTATGTGCCAATTTCAGGGGCATATTCAGGGTTTGCCAGAGGATAGTTTCCAGGGGGTGAGAAAGAGCTGTaacatgagggggggggggggggggtatcgcgGGGGCCCCTTTAAtggcttccatacagtataacactttctcttactggcccccacacaatacaatatcccctttactggccccacacaatatgaaACCTCTTTTACTGGATccctcacagtatattgctcctttTATTGCCCCAAACACAGTAGATTAACCCCATTATTTGCCCCTTCACAGCATATTGGCCCCATTATTGgctcctatataatatacccCCTCATTTATAggcttcccacacagtatactgcacctttactggcttccacacagtatattgtccccgtTATTGGtctctacacagtatattgcaaaatttattGACCCCCACAAAGTTCACTACCCAATTATATTGGTCCCTACAGTATATTGGGCCGCACTCAGTACACTGGCCACCATTAGGCAGCTACCTGTTGACTTATTACTACAGATAACAGCCGATATTTATTACTCTCATGTATTATTCCACTTCTCCTCCAGCCAGGAGGACACTACGCCCAGAGAATCAACAATATTAATGTCACATCGGGCATTAGTTAACAAACGGACATAATGTTCACAGCCCGCTGGAGACATATCAGGGTCAGGTGATCGGATACTACTTGTGGACATAGTTCTGACTATCCGTACTAAATGTTTGATGTTTTCCTTGCAGTTCCAGGAATGTGTGATACCTTTCCTATGCTGTGGTAGGAATCCATGGGCAATTGGGAAAACTGAAGAGGAGACGGCGTCCACCAACGCGAGCAAGTCCAGTTCTAAGAAAAGCCAAGTGTCTCCTGCTTGAAACTGTGTATATGAGTAGACATACATATCAATATACAATACACCATATGGCATGAgcttacagtatatatgtgataTGTAATGAACATCCCATTCAATAGGTATTATCACTAGGATATACTATTCTGTCATCAATGGGATactgacctctgggacccccactgatcctgagaactaG contains:
- the LOC142218063 gene encoding parapinopsin-like; its protein translation is MAPEDILQPLTNFSDGGNQSGKVLMPRIGYTILAIIMAIFCTASLILNITVIIVTFKYRHLRHPINYSLVNLAVADLGVTVLGSLLTVETNAVGYFNLGRIGCVIEGFAVAFFGIAALCTIAVIAVDRVFVVAKPMGTLTFTPRQALAGIAVSWIWSLIWNTPPLFGWGSYQLEGVETSCAPNWYGTDPVNMSYIISFFSFCFAIPFLIIVVSYGYLLWTLRQVSKLGIAEGGTTSKAEVQVSRMVLVMVMAFLICWLPYAAFAMMVVANPGMYIDPVIATIPMYLTKTSTVYNPIIYIFMNKQFQECVIPFLCCGRNPWAIGKTEEETASTNASKSSSKKSQVSPA